A region from the Triticum aestivum cultivar Chinese Spring chromosome 3D, IWGSC CS RefSeq v2.1, whole genome shotgun sequence genome encodes:
- the LOC123078016 gene encoding histone-lysine N-methyltransferase SETD1B — MASPSKSARTTTFPLPRLRDLIEHDEEDDFVEEEEEEDDDDEDWDIRKRMSLLTVEGSDGGDADDEEDGSADVDEEDEDEVRSDGLNGEYESQPWHPYDSPGNLKPPSSASLPGTPERGAPSQSPWRYSKDYASETEAGWWPGAPHDRRRQHYRRQRMMREVWLDRAWQMRKQRQQLGERGDEVTVVVGKGGESPARGSVAMDTEELRACKDLGFGLPCDWTVEIPSYAAPNVDTASSGGNSPASGSWRISSPGDDPKDVKARLKVWAQAVALSSASRLGS; from the exons ATGGCGTCCCCGTCCAAGTCGGCAAGGACAACGACGTTCCCTCTTCCCAGGCTCCGGGATCTCATCGAGCACGACGAAGAAGATGACttcgtcgaggaggaggaggaggaggacgacgacgatgaggactgGGACATCAGGAAGCGCATGTCCCTCCTCACCGTCGAAGGCTCCGACGGCGGTGACGCCGACGATGAGGAAGACGGGTCGGCAGACGTcgatgaggaggatgaggacgaggtGAGGTCCGATGGTCTCAACGGCGAGTACGAGAGCCAGCCCTGGCACCCGTACGATAGCCCAGGAAATCTGAAGCCTCCCTCCTCGGCGTCGCTACCGGGCACGCCGGAGCGCGGGGCGCCGTCGCAGTCGCCGTGGCGCTACTCCAAGGACTACGCCAGCGAGACAGAGGCGGGGTGGTGGCCCGGCGCCCCCCACGACAGGCGCCGGCAGCACTACCGGCGCCAGCGGATGATGCGGGAGGTGTGGCTCGATCGCGCGTGGCAGATGAGGaagcagcggcagcagctgggcgagcgcgGCGATGAGGTGACGGTGGTGGTCGGGAAGGGCGGCGAGTCCCCTGCGCGGGGCAGCGTGGCCATGGACACGGAGGAGCTGCGTGCTTGCAAGGACCTCGGCTTCGGCCTGCCGTGCGACTGGACGGTGGAGATCCCCTCCTACGCGGCCCCCAACGTCGACACCGCCAGCAGCGGCGGCAACTCCCCGGCCTCCGGCAGCTGGCGCATCTCCAGCCCCG GAGACGATCCCAAGGACGTGAAGGCGAGGCTCAAGGTGTGGGCGCAGGCAGTGGCGCTGTCATCTGCCTCTCGGCTCGGCTCTTGA